A genomic segment from Mustela lutreola isolate mMusLut2 chromosome 15, mMusLut2.pri, whole genome shotgun sequence encodes:
- the SMIM6 gene encoding small integral membrane protein 6, whose product MGSSCSHQGVKPEVPAEVHVGKLTNRKLMWNDDFWQNPWDQGGLAVISLFITMILFLIVFAIVFGLLPPLGKVSRYEES is encoded by the exons ATGGGGAGCTCCTGTTCACACCAGGGCGTCAAGCCCGAGGTCCCTGCAGAG GTTCACGTGGGCAAACTGACAAACCGGAAGCTCATGTGGAATGATGATTTCTGGCAGAATCCGTGGGACCAGGGGGGCCTGGCAGTGATCAGCTTATTCATCACCATGATCCTGTTTCTCATCGTGTTTGCCATCGTGTTTGGTTTGCTCCCTCCACTGGGGAAGGTCAGCCGGTATGAAGAGTCATGA